TTGTAGCGTTTGCGGGCCAGCGCCAGGTCGTCTTCCGGCGTCGTCCGGGTTTTCTTGATAAAGCCGTGCAGCGCCACCAGGCAATCGCCGTGATGGCAGATCAGCACGCGCGCGATGCGGTTGCCGGGCAAGCTGCTGCGCACCTCCGACAAGCCGTGCCCGAGATGCCGGCACAGGGGCATGCCCACGGGCCAGCGCCATTGCGCATGCATCAAGTCTTGTCCGATCACATGGCGTTCCTCGATGGGGAGCGACTTGAGCCAGTCGCGCACGGGTTCGCCGCCATTGCCATTCGCGTAGAACAGCAGGGTAATCTGCCGCAAGCCGGAAGCATCCATGACGCACCTCTACGTTGTACTATATAAGGTACATTTCTTCAAGGAGAATTTGCGCCGCAGTTGAAAAAATCGGGCGCGCATGGATGGTTGTAGTCGATGACGGGCCATCGCGTGGCCCGCCAGATCAAACACTGTTCAGATAGTCAGGCGGCCAGCGTCAGGCGCCCAGCCACGGCAGCCCGGCCTTGCACCAGCCGCCGATCTGCTTGCGGTGGCCGTCCGCATCCTTGTCGCCTTCAAACCCTTCAAGGATGTCGAAGCAGTTGATATAGCCGTGCTCGGTGGCCAGCTTGGCGGCATGGCGCGAACGCACGCCCGAGCGGCACAGGAACAGCAGCACCTCGTCTTTGCCGGCCTG
This window of the Janthinobacterium agaricidamnosum genome carries:
- a CDS encoding type II toxin-antitoxin system RelE/ParE family toxin — its product is MDASGLRQITLLFYANGNGGEPVRDWLKSLPIEERHVIGQDLMHAQWRWPVGMPLCRHLGHGLSEVRSSLPGNRIARVLICHHGDCLVALHGFIKKTRTTPEDDLALARKRYKELT